Part of the Pirellulales bacterium genome, TCGAGCGGCGAAGGGAGCGAAGATCGCTCGCTCCACCGAGCCATCACGTCGTGGGAGGAGACGATCGGCATCATCGTCGAGACCAACATGGCGGCCCGGGCCCGCGCTCCGCAGCAAGATCGGCATTCGGGCCGGGGTGGGCGCGGTCGTCGCGGCCGAGGTCGCGGCGGGCGCTAGCCGGCGGCCACCACCCGGCGCGGGCACCTTTGGTCGCGAAACACGGAACGCATCGCCGTTCGGGTCGCGCGACGATCAGTCGCTACGGCGATGCAGGAACTGATCAACGGCGACGGCCGCGATGATGATCAGGCCGATCACGATCTTCTGCACGGGATCGCTGACGCCGGCGTAAACGCAACCGCTACTGAGCGTGGTCATCGTCAGCGCGCCGAGAATCGAGCCGAGCACGCTGCCCCGCCCACCGTTGAGGCTGCCGCCGCCGATCACGACGGCGGCGATAATCTCTAATTCCTTGCCCAGCCCGCTCGTCGGGTTGCCTTGTTTGGCCAGGTCGTTGAAGTCGAACAGCCCCGCCAGCGCCATGAATGCGCCGCCGAGCGCATACACGGCAATCTTGACGAGCGGCACGTTGATGCCGCACAACCGCGCCGTGGCCTCATTCGAGCCGATGGCGAACACGTAGCGCCCAAACACCGTCAGCCGCAGCACGGCTGCCAACACCAGTCCGAGCCCCAGGACAATCCAGACTCCGGTGCACACCAATTGCCAACTACCGCTCGCGGGCGGATCGAGCAGCGTGCTCATCCATTCGGGCGCCGGGGCTTGAATCTTCTGTTGGTCGGAAACCCGCTCGGCTACGCCGCGCAGCGCGAGCATGGTGCCCAAAGTCACGATGAACGGTATCAGCCGTAAGGTCACGATCAGCAATCCGTTGAACACTCCGCAGGCAATGCCGGCCAGAACGATGGCGATTAAGGCCAGGATCGGCTCGACGCCTTGCTTGAGCAGCATGGCCAGCAGCACGGCCGTCAGGGCCAGGATCGACCCGGCCGACAGATCGATCCCGCCGCTGATGATGATCACCGTCATGCCCAAGGCGCCGATGCCGACGATGGCCGTCTGCTTGGCGATCATCGTCATCCGCAGCTTCGACAAGAACGGTTGCGGCGGCTGTTCGATCAACTGGTAACCCAGGAAGATCGCCAGGACGATTCCCAGGCCGACGAACGGGCCCAATACCGACCAGACCAGTTCCCAGGTGCTGCGCCGGGCCGATTGAGTGTCCGTGTTGGCTGTGATTTCGCTCATGCTGGCTCACGCTCCTCCCGTGGCGACGTGCATGATGGCTTCGTCCGTCCACTCGGCGGCCGGGCGCAAGGCGCGCAGCCGCCCTCGGCACATCACGCCGATCCGGTCACAGACGTTCAAGAGCTCGGGTAGATACGAGCTGACCATCAGGATCGATTTGCCCTGCGCGGCCAGGTGGCCGATCAACCGGTACACCTCGGCCTTGGTGCCTACGTCGATGCCCCGCGTGGGCTCGTCGAGCAGCAGCACGTCGGCCTGCTGGTGCAGCAGCCGCGCGATCGCAATTTTCTGCTGATTGCCGCCCGACAGTTCGCCGATCGGTTGCCCCGGCCCACGGGCCTTGCACGCCACGCGTGCCATCCAGTCGCGCGCCGCCGCGTCGCGCCGCCGCAAGTTGAGCCAGCCGGCGCGGGCATAGGGAGCAAGGCAATTGAGCGTCAGGTTGTCGGCGATCGACATTGCGACGGCCAGTCCCTCGGCCTTGCGATCTTCGCTCACCAGGCCCAGGCCGCGGCGCATGCTCGCCGCAGGCGATTGCCCCACCGACCCGCGCGCCGCGACCGTCACGCGGCCCGCGCGAACGGGCTCGAGGCCAAAGATCGCGCGCAGCAATTCGCTTCGCCCTGCCCCCACGAGCCCGGCGAGCCCCAGAATCTCGCCGCTGCGCAACGTCAGACTGACGTCACGGGGCACCTCGACCCCCGACAAACCGAACAGCTCCAGCACTGGTTCCCCGACCTGATGCTCGACGTGCGGAAACATTTCGGTCAACTCGCGACCGACCATTTGCCGCACGATATCCGCCTGGCTGGCAGCCGCCATGGCACCTTGTGCCACGATCCGTCCGTCGCGCAGGACGGAATAGACGTCGGCCACTTGTGCGACTTCTTCGAGAAAATGGCTGATATAGATCACGCCCAGGCCAGCCCCTCGCAGCCGGGCAATCGCCTGGAACAGATGTGCCGTATCTTCCTCGGTGAGCGAACTGGTCGGCTCGTCGAAGATCAGCACCCGCGCGTCCGAAGCCAGGGCCCGCGCGATCTCGACCAATTGCTGCTTGGCGATCGGCAGCTTGGCGACGGGCACGTCGAGCGGCAAATGCTCTTGCCCCAGCTGTGCCAGGGCCCGCTGGGCGAGTTGCCGATGAGCGTCGCGATCGACCAGTCCCCAGTGGCCGCGCTCCTGCCCCAGCAGGATGTTCGCCTCGACGCTCAGATGCGGAGCCAGGCTCAGCTCCTGATGGATCATCGCGACGCCTGCCGTGCGGGCAGCCGCCGGCCCGGACGGTGCAAAACCCCGACCTGACAATTCGATCGTGCCCGCGTCTGGCCGGTAGATGCCGGCCAGGATCTTCATCAAGGTCGATTTGCCGGCGCCGTTTTCGCCGATCAGGGCGCGGACTTCGCCTGGGCCAACCTCAAAGGCCACATCGGCCAGCGCCACCGTTGCGCCGAAGCGCTTCGACACGCCTTGGCAGCGCAACAAGGGCGCCGCCACGTTCGGTCCGTTCGTCATCGCCGCCTGCGACGCCTGCACGGCCCACCCGCGCCTATTTCACGGTTTCCGGGAAGAGCAGCCGCTTGATTTCGGGCTGATCGTAATTCTGGCTCGTGGCCAGCGCCTCCTCCGTCTCGACGCGCTCGGGCACCTGTTGGCCCGAGAGCTTTTCGTACATCACCTTGACCGAGTCATAGCCCATCTTCACCGGATCTTGCAGCACCGTGGCGTGCATGTGGCCAGTCTTGAGGCCATCGGCCAGGTTTTCTCCGGCATCGAAGCCGATGAACTTGACCTTGCCGGCCAGACCGCGCGGATCGCGCCGCAAGACGGTGAGCATGCCGCTGGCGGTCGACTGGTTGGGACAAAAGATGCCATCGACCTGGTCCCCATAGGTGGCCAGCAAGTTCTCGCTCAGGGCCACGGCCTTGCTCTCGTCGGGCCCGCCGTACTTGTCCTGCGAGATCAACTTGATGTCGGGGAATTTGGCCAGCGCCTCGAGGAAGCCGGCCTCGCGCTGCTCGGTGCTTTGCGAATTGAGATCGTAGCGCATCAAAATCACCCGGCCCTTGCCGCCCAGCAGCTCGGCCATGTACTCGCCGGCCCGTTGGCCGCCGCGTTGGTTGTTCGTGGCCACGTAGCTGACGATACCCGATTGGTCGGCCAGGCCCGAATCGAAGATCAGCACGGGAATCCCGGCCGCCAGGGCTTGATCAACCGGCTTGCGCAAAGCCACGGCATCGAGCGGCGCCAGACAGATGCCGTCGTAACCGTTGGCGATGAAGCTTTCGACCATCTTGATCTGCTCGGCCGTGTCGCCCTCGCCGAGCGGCCCCTTCCAGGTGATCTCGACCTCGGCCAGGTCGTGGTCGGCCGCCTCAGCCCCCGCGCGCACCGAGTACCAGAAATCGTGGCTCGTCCCTTTCGGGATCACCGCGATGCGAAACGTCCTGGCCGCCTTGCTCGAACCGTCGTTGCCCACTTCGCCTGCCGAACCGTTGCAGCCGAGGGCCCCGAGCGCCAGTCCCAAGAAGATTCCGCCTACCACGCGCTGCATCGTTCGCCGCTCCTACCAGGTGCTCGATATACTCGTGGCGGTCGTTGCTCAAACGCCCGAGCATACAAGCCGCCGGCGCGGCGAACAACTTCATCGCTGCCGGCCGGCGAAGCTGCTCCCTGCCCGCAATACCTCTTGCTCCGAGCTGCCATGTCGACGACGAAGACACCCCTGATCGATGCCTGGGCACAACCTGCCGTGCGCGGCATGTTCGACCGTCTGCCCGAAATCGCCCGACTGTTCGCCCAGTCGGGTACCAGTGAATTGCTCGAGCGCGGCGTCGGGCCGGACGAGCTGATCGGCATGAT contains:
- a CDS encoding substrate-binding domain-containing protein; amino-acid sequence: MQRVVGGIFLGLALGALGCNGSAGEVGNDGSSKAARTFRIAVIPKGTSHDFWYSVRAGAEAADHDLAEVEITWKGPLGEGDTAEQIKMVESFIANGYDGICLAPLDAVALRKPVDQALAAGIPVLIFDSGLADQSGIVSYVATNNQRGGQRAGEYMAELLGGKGRVILMRYDLNSQSTEQREAGFLEALAKFPDIKLISQDKYGGPDESKAVALSENLLATYGDQVDGIFCPNQSTASGMLTVLRRDPRGLAGKVKFIGFDAGENLADGLKTGHMHATVLQDPVKMGYDSVKVMYEKLSGQQVPERVETEEALATSQNYDQPEIKRLLFPETVK
- a CDS encoding sugar ABC transporter ATP-binding protein, whose translation is MTNGPNVAAPLLRCQGVSKRFGATVALADVAFEVGPGEVRALIGENGAGKSTLMKILAGIYRPDAGTIELSGRGFAPSGPAAARTAGVAMIHQELSLAPHLSVEANILLGQERGHWGLVDRDAHRQLAQRALAQLGQEHLPLDVPVAKLPIAKQQLVEIARALASDARVLIFDEPTSSLTEEDTAHLFQAIARLRGAGLGVIYISHFLEEVAQVADVYSVLRDGRIVAQGAMAAASQADIVRQMVGRELTEMFPHVEHQVGEPVLELFGLSGVEVPRDVSLTLRSGEILGLAGLVGAGRSELLRAIFGLEPVRAGRVTVAARGSVGQSPAASMRRGLGLVSEDRKAEGLAVAMSIADNLTLNCLAPYARAGWLNLRRRDAAARDWMARVACKARGPGQPIGELSGGNQQKIAIARLLHQQADVLLLDEPTRGIDVGTKAEVYRLIGHLAAQGKSILMVSSYLPELLNVCDRIGVMCRGRLRALRPAAEWTDEAIMHVATGGA
- a CDS encoding ABC transporter permease yields the protein MSEITANTDTQSARRSTWELVWSVLGPFVGLGIVLAIFLGYQLIEQPPQPFLSKLRMTMIAKQTAIVGIGALGMTVIIISGGIDLSAGSILALTAVLLAMLLKQGVEPILALIAIVLAGIACGVFNGLLIVTLRLIPFIVTLGTMLALRGVAERVSDQQKIQAPAPEWMSTLLDPPASGSWQLVCTGVWIVLGLGLVLAAVLRLTVFGRYVFAIGSNEATARLCGINVPLVKIAVYALGGAFMALAGLFDFNDLAKQGNPTSGLGKELEIIAAVVIGGGSLNGGRGSVLGSILGALTMTTLSSGCVYAGVSDPVQKIVIGLIIIAAVAVDQFLHRRSD